The following are from one region of the Pocillopora verrucosa isolate sample1 chromosome 3, ASM3666991v2, whole genome shotgun sequence genome:
- the LOC131774594 gene encoding transmembrane protein with metallophosphoesterase domain encodes MASGRSSKFDKVLVIVGAIVSINVVSIIGTYFLDVNEKTKYKLILIQCLLATQSLMFFTARYLWLGLCSPLFNSASVLNRILFLLLMVVIILAQGSIMLGTIFSGIEPHWISLLSYICLGLFILLTTATLLADFVTCLFGAINTRSGSLASKSRYARFHVIGIIIISFMLALVALHNGLKEPLVKNIKLPVKNLPPELNGFTIVHLPDLHVGPTVGKTMLEKVVRTTNQLNPDVIALTGDLVDSTVYQIRQAVKPLLKLKARYGVYFVTGNHEYYTGDVDGWLKELEYLGVTPLHNSHVMLTHPEKSHAKICLVGVDDIEGGFLRSGDHGSDLTKAMKGVDSNIPTVLLAHRPKVAKLSLDNYSVDVVLTGHTHGGQLFPIHLWHLIREPYFAGLYQHKSGSYVYVSSGVHFWGMPMRLWSQAEITHVTLITTS; translated from the exons ATGGCGTCGGGAAGAAGTTCCAAGTTCGACAAAGTTCTTGTCATTGTGGGTGCAATTGTAAGCATAAACGTGGTTTCAATAATAGGAACCTACTTCTTGGACGTAAATGAGAAAACGAAGTATAAACTTATCCTGATTCAATGCTTGCTTGCAACACAGTCGCTCATGTTTTTCACAGCAAGATATTTATGGTTAGGTCTGTGCTCTCCACTTTTCAACTCTGCTTCCGTTCTAAACagaattcttttccttcttttgatGGTGGTTATCATCCTAGCCCAAGGAAGTATTATGCTGGGGACAATATTTTCTGGCATTGAGCCGCATTGGATTTCTTTGTTGTCTTACATATGTTTAGGATTATTTATACTGTTGACAACGGCGACTTTGCTTGCTGATTTCGTGACGTGTCTGTTTGGAGCGATTAACACGCGCTCTGGTTCTCTCGCATCAAAGTCACGCTATGCAAGATTTCACGTTATTGGTATCATCATAATTTCATTTATGTTGGCGCTGGTGGCACTACATAATGGTCTTAAAGAACCGCTGGTGAAGAACATTAAACTACCTGTTAAAAATCTCCCTCCAGAATTAAACGGATTCACGATTGTTCATCTTCCTGACTTGCATGTTGGGCCCACCGTAGGGAAGACCATGCTGGAAAAAGTAGTTCGAACTACAAATCAATTAAATCCAGATGTCATCGCCCTAACAGGAGATCTAGTTGATTCAACTGTGTATCAGATTCGACAGGCAGTTAAACCATTGCTTAAGTTGAAAGCAAGATATGGTGTTTATTTTGTGACAG GAAACCATGAGTACTATACTGGCGATGTTGATGGTTGGCTTAAAGAGCTGGAATATCTTGGTGTAACACCTTTGCACAACTCTCATGTTATGTTGACACATCCAGAAAAATCCCATGCTAAAATTTGCCTAGTTGGTGTAGATGACATAGAAGGTGGATTTCTAAG ATCAGGAGATCATGGAAGTGACTTAACCAAAGCAATGAAAGGAGTTGATAGCAACATTCCTACAGTTCTCCTTGCTCACAGACCTAAAGTAGCAAAGCTTTCCTTGGATAATTACAGTGTTGATGTTGTGCTCACTGGCCATACACATGGAGGACAGCTATTCCCAATACATCTGTGGCACTTGATTAGGGAACCATACTTTGCAGGATTATACCAACACAAGTCTGGATCCTATGTCTATGTTTCAAGTGGGGTACATTTCTGGGGCATGCCAATGAGGTTATGGTCACAGGCAGAAATAACTCATGTCACTTTAATTACTACCAGTTAA
- the LOC131774593 gene encoding NEDD8-activating enzyme E1 catalytic subunit yields the protein MEVEENSSETPMVVENKGDWSGRWSHVQRLLLRSGPLAHQDFEPGPQVLEFMLDTAKILVIGAGGLGCELLKDLALSGFRNIDVIDMDTIDVSNLNRQFLFRPKDIGKPKAVVAAEFINSRVAGCNVTPHFKKIQDYDADFYRGFHLIVCGLDSIVARRWINGMVLSLLEYEEDGTLDQTSIIPMVDGGTEGFKGNARVIIPGLTACVECTLDLYPPQVNFPLCTIAHTPRMPEHCVEYAKVLVWPQEHPFGEGVPVDGDDPAHVQWIYDKAKERADSFNIQGVTYRLTQGVVKHIIPAVASTNAVIAAACALEVFKLVSSCCNPLNNYMVFNDTDGLYTYTFEAEKKDDCPACSQQPQVLTLPEDATLKSLIDFLMESQTYQMKAPGLTTVIDGKNKTLYMQTVKSIEERTKQNLPRKLKDIGLTDGQEVVVADSTTPKPIICRIYFSSGME from the exons AATGGTGGTAGAAAACAAAGGTGATTGGTCTGGCAGATGGAGTCATGTTCAGAGATTGCTGTTGAGAAGCGGGCCTTTGGCTCATCAAGACTTTGAACCTGGACCTCAG GTTCTTGAATTTATGCTTGATACAGCTAAAATTCTGGTTATTGGAGCTGGAGGATTAGGCTGTGAATTACTGAAGGATCTG GCATTGAGTGGGTTTAGGAACATAGATGTTATTGATATGGATACAATAGATGTTTCAAATCTAAATAGACAGTTTCTGTTCAG ACCAAAAGATATAGGAAAACCCAAAGCTGTTGTAGCTGCAGAGTTTATCAACAGTAGAGTGGCAGGCTGTAATGTTACTCC ACATTTTAAAAAGATTCAAGACTACGATGCAGATTTTTATAGAG GATTTCACCTCATAGTCTGTGGATTAGATTCCATTGTGGCAAGGAGATGGATAAATGGAATGGTG cTTAGTCTGTTAGAGTATGAAGAGGATGGCACACTGGATCAGACTAGTATTATTCCTATGGTAGATGGTGGAACAGAAG GTTTTAAAGGCAATGCACGAGTAATTATACCAGGTTTAACAGCCTGTGTGGAGTGCACACTGGATCTATATCCGCCACAA GTTAACTTTCCTTTATGCACCATTGCACACACCCCTCGTATGCCAGAACACTGTGTGGAATATGCGAAGGTATTAGTTTGGCCACAAGAACATCCCTTTGGAG AGGGTGTGCCTGTTGATGGAGATGACCCTGCCCATGTTCAGTGGATTTACGACAAAGCCAAAGAAAGAGCAGATAGTTTTAACATCCAGGGAGTGACATACAGACTAACACAAG GTGTAGTCAAGCATATTATTCCTGCTGTGGCCTCCACAAATGCTGTCATTGCAG CTGCTTGTGCTCTTGAGGTGTTCAAGCTTGTATCCAG CTGCTGTAACCCACTTAACAACTACATGGTTTTTAACGATACTGATGGACTGTACACATACACTTTTGAGGCTGAAAAAAAG GATGACTGCCCAGCTTGTAGCCAACAACCACAAGTATTAACCTTGCCTGAAGATGCCACCCTTAAATCCCTGATTGATTTTCTGATGGAGAGCCAGACATA tCAGATGAAGGCACCTGGTCTGACAACTGTTATtgatggaaaaaacaaaaccttgtaCATGCAG ACAGTGAAGTCTATTGAGGAGAGGACAAAACAGAATCTACCTAGGAAGTTAAAAG ataTTGGTCTGACTGATGGACAGGAAGTGGTAGTAGCTGATTCCACAACACCTAAACCAATTATTTGTAGAATATACTTCTCCTCTGGAATGGAatga